In the Pseudorasbora parva isolate DD20220531a chromosome 23, ASM2467924v1, whole genome shotgun sequence genome, one interval contains:
- the LOC137062530 gene encoding trace amine-associated receptor 13c-like yields the protein MKGEQNKLITGGDSLMAYKTEDHETQYCFPAINSSCIKGKRSRYEYSIMYVCVSLLSAWTVFLNLLVIISISHFKKLHTPTNLIILSMAVGDLLMGLVMPIDAIRLIETCWYFGETFCKLFILSFGLAFSASLSNLVLIAVDRYVAVCHPLLYPQKITTTRILISICLSWVCFSTYNATLVINNRDSTLKTDMCYGECSVMMGYAWIVTDLFISFIFPCILIIILYLRVFYVAHQQVKVINALMKGGKCVMEGSVRRKSESKAALTLGIIVTVYLLCFIPYYICSFTVISSTTISILTWAINMNSGLNPLIYALFYPWFKKTIKIILTLRIFQPASSLMNIFTEH from the coding sequence ATGAAAGGAGAGCAGAACAAACTCATAACAGGAGGAGACTCACTCATGGCCTATAAGACCGAGGATCATGAGACTCAATACTGCTTTCCTGCCATCAACTCATCATGCATCAAGGGGAAACGCTCTAGATATGAATACAGTatcatgtatgtgtgtgtatcatTGCTGTCAGCATGGACTGTGTTTCTGAACCTGCTAGTGATCATCTCCATCTCTCACTTCAAGAAGCTTCACACTCCAACTAACCTGATTATTCTCTCTATGGCTGTTGGTGACCTGCTTATGGGACTCGTCATGCCCATAGATGCCATCAGACTGATTGAGACATGTTGGTACTTTGGAGAAACTTTCTGCAAACTGTTTATTTTAAGCTTTGGATTGGCCTTCTCAGCATCACTCAGTAATTTAGTTTTAATAGCTGTCGATCGATATGTGGCTGTGTGTCACCCTTTACTGTACCCACAGAAAATAACCACAACTAGAATCTTAATAAGTATCTGTTTAAGCTGGGTTTGTTTTTCAACTTATAATGCTACCCTTGTAATTAATAACAGAGACTCTACACTCAAAACAGACATGTGCTATGGAGAGTGTTCTGTTATGATGGGATATGCCTGGATAGTCACTGATCTGTTCATCTCTTTTATTTTTCCATGTATcctaatcataattttatatttaaggGTATTTTATGTTGCACATCAGCAAGTGAAAGTTATAAACGCTCTGATGAAGGGTGGTAAATGTGTAATGGAAGGTTCAGTGAGGAGGAAATCTGAGAGTAAAGCTGCTCTGACTTTAGGAATCATTGTGACAGTTTATCTGCTCTGCTTTATTCCATATTATATCTGTTCTTTTACAGTAATCTCTTCCACAACCATAAGTATTTTGACATGGGCCATAAATATGAACTCAGGTTTGAATCCACTGATCTATGCTTTATTTTATCCCTGGTTTAAAAAGACAATTAAAATCATCCTAACTCTGAGAATATTTCAGCCAGCATCCTCTCTGATGAATATTTTTACAGAACATTAG